A genomic region of Serratia fonticola contains the following coding sequences:
- a CDS encoding fimbrial protein has product MNIINTGLIAGLLLIAPVPIVTAADVTITINGRVVATPCTVSTTQATVDLGDLYTFNLVTQGASSPWHPVTLSLTNCPVGTSKVTATFSGVADASGNYYANQGGAGNIFLQLTDSDGVNLPNGSSKIISVNDLSQSVSFVLQVRAITPSGNVTQGSIQSLINVTYTYS; this is encoded by the coding sequence ATGAACATAATAAATACTGGCTTGATTGCTGGACTGTTATTGATAGCTCCGGTGCCGATAGTCACTGCGGCAGATGTCACTATTACCATCAACGGAAGAGTGGTGGCAACTCCCTGTACCGTATCTACGACTCAGGCGACGGTGGATCTGGGAGATCTGTATACCTTTAATTTAGTGACACAAGGCGCTTCTTCACCATGGCATCCGGTTACCTTGAGTCTCACTAATTGTCCGGTAGGAACGTCAAAAGTCACGGCGACATTCTCTGGCGTGGCAGATGCCAGCGGGAATTATTACGCCAACCAAGGGGGGGCTGGCAATATTTTTCTGCAACTTACAGATAGCGACGGTGTTAATTTGCCAAACGGTAGTAGCAAGATTATTTCAGTGAACGATTTATCACAGTCAGTCAGCTTTGTGCTGCAGGTGAGAGCGATTACCCCCAGCGGCAATGTAACTCAAGGTTCTATTCAATCGCTGATCAATGTGACTTATACGTACTCCTGA
- a CDS encoding fimbrial protein: MKKQLFMLCLLSLISARTAFAADSTITITGNVKDNACTVAPGSQEFVVRLMGNAAKQFNQVGTTTPMVPFNIVFDRCASLATGIKVGFTGLADDDNRTLLKIDSGSGAAAGMGIQILDSNRNAIALNAVSSELNWSTITGGQSNTLYFYARLMATQVPVTAGQVRATANFTLEFQ; the protein is encoded by the coding sequence ATGAAAAAACAACTTTTTATGCTGTGTTTGCTGTCACTTATCTCCGCCAGGACAGCGTTCGCAGCAGACAGCACTATCACGATTACCGGCAACGTTAAAGACAATGCCTGTACTGTGGCACCGGGTTCGCAGGAGTTTGTGGTGAGACTGATGGGGAATGCGGCAAAGCAGTTTAATCAGGTGGGGACGACGACGCCGATGGTGCCATTCAATATCGTGTTTGACCGGTGTGCAAGCCTGGCAACAGGGATCAAAGTCGGTTTCACAGGGTTGGCAGATGATGACAATAGAACCTTGCTGAAAATTGATAGCGGCAGCGGTGCCGCCGCGGGAATGGGGATCCAGATCCTGGATAGCAATAGAAATGCCATTGCTCTGAATGCAGTATCCAGCGAGCTGAATTGGTCCACAATTACCGGCGGGCAGTCTAACACGCTGTATTTCTATGCGCGTTTGATGGCAACCCAAGTTCCCGTCACCGCCGGGCAGGTCCGAGCTACTGCAAACTTTACCCTGGAATTTCAGTAA